In the Onychostoma macrolepis isolate SWU-2019 chromosome 08, ASM1243209v1, whole genome shotgun sequence genome, CTTTTACAACACTTTAATGGTGATTTTGCAATCTCCCCTTTCTTCAGCTTTCCCTGTCTACCTGCGACATCACTGTTCTGCTAAACTCTGGCATTCCCCTGATTTGTCTTCCTGATAATGCTCCTGTGCTGGCTGACCCCACATACACCTGGAGCTTCACgtctaaacacacacaacagCAGCACATGCTTGAGGAGAAAGGAAAAATCCTGAACCTCAGAAACATAAATAGCACCCAAGAAGGACAGTACAAGTGTGTTCAGGATGGCTATAAAGAAGAAGATCGTATGAGGTTGAGCAGAACATTCACAATACGTGTGGAAGGttagaaggttttttttttgcattgatgACTTTTAATCTCAGAGGTCAATTAACAAACTGAACCCTTTCTTCTTTCTTAGAGCCCCCACGCTATCAGGAATGGCAGGTCGTCAAAGAAGTAGCTGGGAATGATGTGAAGCTTCCATGCAGGGTTACTGAGTTTTTCTCTTCTGGAAACACAGAAAACCCTCATGTTGTCTGGAAACGACAGACAGAAAATGGTGTGATGCTTCTCAAGCCCGACAAAAACACAGATGACAAAGAGAAGGAGAACAAGACACTTCAGAGGATTTTCTGGAACAGCCCTGGAGAACAGGACTGGGATATTAAAATTAGTCAGACCACAGAGGAAGATGCTGGGATGTACTACTGTGTCATAACTAATACATCTACATCTAATACGCTGTCAGTGGAGCTGGAAGTGGCAGGTACTCCTTTCAGacacaaatataatttgtttacacacacacacacacacatatatatatatatatatatatatatatatatatatatatatatatttattctgtttattttaatattcttacatttaattgtattaaaatacaaaaatattccttttaaaataaaatgtatgtataaattctgttttattattattattattattatattaagaaaaataattatgaattaaaataaaattgattaaaacatttataaaaacgttttaacattattattacacTTTACCAAAGtcattctatagtctttgactttacttagaaattaattttaaaaacatttttaaataaaatgaattaattttaaaatacattttatttacaaatacatacaaataaataaataaatatatatatatatatatatataatatatacacatttttttaatgttattcttacatttaacttaataaaagaaatgatgtcattttaaaataaaatgtatgtataatcTCTGcctgttttaatattaatattacattcaggataataaattaattaatgatttaATCTAAAACAGACAAActttaacaaatgtttttatattatttctacATTTAAGGAATAAAATGAAGCCAACATAATTTtattaagaataaaataaagaaaatatatatttttaaaattatgcattttgttttaattttactcTTATTATATaagagtaaaataaaaaagaaattacttctttttaataaaaatcttatttttgaatttacTCAGGGGTCATCTAttgtaaaacaacattttatctATAACTGGATTGAGATTTTCATTGGGGGATATGTAAATTATGACTTTAAGAGCATTTTGTTTGGAATATACATAAACTGTATCTTTATATCTCAAATCACATCCTTTTGGAAAGAAATGACTCCTATTTTATTCCTTAGCCCCCCCTCCGCCCCCCTGCTTTGGCTACACTGGCCCATGGGAGGACTGTGAGGAACAGGACAGCAGATCAGGGAAGGCAATTCTGCAGGATTCACTCAGAGACTTCTCCGTCTCTGTATACGCCGAACTTAAAGGTTCAAAACCACAAACCAACTTGATATTCTCCCCAATCAGCATTGCTGTAGCTCTTTACAACCTGCTATTGGGTAAGACAAATAATGGAGGAACGTCATACATTCGCCAAATGGCTACACATTGTACTTTGTTGACCTGCTGAGCCTCTTACTTTTCTCTGTTTGCGTCACCCTCTTTCCAAGGTGCTCGAGGTGAGACCAGAACACAGCTGGAAAGTGCTCTTAGGATTCCTGCAGAATTCTCCTGTGTGCATTCTGAGACAAAGAAACTACAACAAGTGATAAAGGACACACTGAGAATGGCCTCTGCTATCTTTTATTCCCCAGGTAGCCACAGTAAAAACTCACTCAAGATAACCACTCACCTTGTGAAAAGGAACTACATACTAAATACTTTAAAAGGAGAGTTATAATGGataatattttctaaaaaatatactgaatgtaatttttcagttttcacacttaattgcatgttatttaggattaattgaaaatatattctagTTTAAACTGATATTGAATGCACTCAGTTAATCTTAAGAGTGCACTCAATATCAATTTAAACTAGAATATATTGTCACAAGGTGACATCTTTATAACTAATTTCAGAATTCTGTTGCTTTTGAAATTTGGTTAATGTGCTGCAGAATTTATTGACAAGTATTtatgttaactaaaatattactaaaatatacGTTAATGTCATTTCTATCGTAACTTGCGTGTcatgtatttgaatatatttgtaaGTACACATGATGAAACtgcaatttaatacattttaaatttatacagtcatggccaaaaatattggcacccttggtaaatatgatcaaaggcggatgtgaaaattaatctgaattgttaatcctttttatcttttattttaaaaaatcacaaaaatctaacctttcattggataataagaatttaaaatggggggaaatatcattatgaaataaatgtttttctcaaatacacattggacacaattattggtacccctagaaattcttatgagtaaaatatctctgaagtatattcccattcatattcaaaattttgagcactccagggtgattatgaacattacattatccagccatggcttcctgtttcacagaaatataaataggtgggaaaacaaagcccaagttcccttaatcatccatcacaatgagaaaaaccaaagaatatatttctgatgtgcagcaaaagataattgagcttcacaaattagtgaagtggctttaagaaaagagctagagcagtgaaaattcccatttccaccatcagggcaataattaagaatttccatcaacataaaatgttacaaaactgcctggaagaggatgtgtgtctatattgtcctaatgcatggtgagaaggagagtttgagtggctaaagactctccaaggaccacagctgcagaattgcagaaaatagttgagtctcggggtcagaaaaccttaaaaaaaaaaaaaaaaaagtcaaacagcacctacatcaccacattctcgggtttcaaaaagtattgaataaaagggtgccgttaattgtggccaatgtgtattagagaaaaacatttatttcataatgatatttacccccattttaaattcttattacccaatgaaaggttagatttttgtgaattttttttataaaagatcaaaaggattaacaatgcagattaattttcacagccttctttgttcatatttatcaagggtgccgatatttttggccatgactgtataacgTACAGTTTACTATAGGTTAGTCAACACATTATTACAaggtgcactttttaaaagtgtacttaagtgtgttaagaaacagccATGAAAGTCTACTCTGTTTAAGTCCACTTAAGCATTTCATTCATTATCTTCAAGTACaggtttttaaagttttaattttaggaTTACAATTAGGctcacttctttttcacaaggatatatgttgtcaaaataacagcattgcTGTAATTATATCAGAATCACTTATTCTGGACTTCATTTTGATACTGCCTAAATTAAGACTGCAGTCATATCCATAGCCTGAAGAGTTTTGTTTCCACATAGAGCGACAGTTGGGAGAAGCTTTTGTCAACCAATCAAAGGAGTTCTATGATGTCGTGCCAGAGAAGCTGACCAATGACAGCAATCAAAATGTGATTCTCATCAATCAATGGGTGGCAAAGAAGACAAACAAGAAAATCACTGAGTTAATTGATTATTTGGATGACACCACCTcgtttattttgttaaatgcaGTCTACTTTAATGGTAAGTGATATTATATATCTGAATACTGTGCCTATTTATGTTTTATGacactgtgtttgtgtttctttgTGCTTTACAGGTAAATGGAAGACAGTTTTTGAATCCACAGATAAACGGGAAAACTTCATAAAGTTTTCAGGTGAGGTCATAGAAGTGCAGACTCTCTACAGCTCCAAGTACAACCTTCAAATGGGCTACAGCAAAAAATTACAGGCTGAGGTAAGTGGCGCAATTAATGCACAAAGGTCATTATTAGGAAATGGTGctatttgtgtgcatttgagACCATTTGACTTGATACTATACTTGATATTATTAACAGTATACTtagttacattattttatagatTTACTTTGTTTAGTGTATAAGGCAAATTAATATAGAACATTGTTTTTCTCTCCAGAATATCAGCCAATTTGCATGCCCCCTTTCAccgtaattaaaaaaatatatatttattaaaaaaagtgcGACCATATAATATGTTTTTAGATAGTTCTGAGGCAAGATTCTCTTAgtctttaaatttttttttaaaaagactaaCTTTAACTAGATACTAGTGTGGTGTATTTCAATACCTAtagataaatacataaatttagaacacataaataaaaatttaattaaaaatgttgaattaaataaaaaatatgtaatcaaaaatagaaataattaaataataaaatacaactaaaagaaagaaaaaaaagaacacctTAATTTTACATTGCATAAATGACACCAGTTCCTATAAATGAACAACAAGCATTTGTACATATTTGTACAAGTGCAAACACATACATTGCAGAACTATTTCTCCAGGTCGGAAAGTTCCCTCTTACGGGTAAAAACAGCCTGTACATACTGGTGCCGCGCACAACGTCTGAAGAATCCTTTGCATTGATGGAGgataatataaacaaacattctATTGAAGTAATGGTATCTGAGATGAATAAAATGCCAGCCCAAACCGCTGAGGTCATACTGCCTAAAATTAAACTGACAGTGGACACACAACTGGAGGACTTACTGAGGAATCTGGGTAAGAAAGTCACTTAATTTACTCCAAAATGTCGTATCATTTAcccattttgttccaaacctgtaatcTATTTTctcagtagaacacaaaaggagaatttgttttttttttaaacatatatacACAATCCCATTTTCCATACAACGTAAATATTATCAGAATATCATGCACTACAAGATATTCCAAGTCATATATTAACTTTTTGAGAAGAAAATCAGAAATGAGAGtaatttttcactgaaatattttgaaaaatgtttggccTGTTTCTCACTAAAAACCGTGATATGGCTTCAGAtaacttggaatatagtgcaagagtcatatggactacttttttttattttttatatatgtttgtgATAATTTTTTTGGTGGTTTTTACTCCTTTTTGTTAACAATGAATGGAAAAAGGAAGCATGTACACcttaaaaattctcattttgtattccatggaaaaaaataacagcatgcaGATTTGGAACAAATGACCGAATTCTCCTCACGTctcctctcttctcttctcctcAGGTTTGTCAGATCTCTTCTCAAATCCTAACTTGTGTGGAATATTTCCGGAGGAAGCTAAATCATTTATCTCAGACGCCCGTCACAGCGCCTTTCTCTCACTGACGGAGAAGGGAGTGGAGGCCGCCGCAGCCACAACCATCTCTTTTTCTCGTTCCTTTTCTTCTTTTGCAGCTCTACAGCCCTTCATTCTGATACTGTGGAGCGATGAGGCTGGCGCTCCTCTTTTCATGGGAAGAATAATTAATCCAATTAATCcataaaaagagagagataaaAAGACATCACAACAGTGTCTCGCCACAAAAAATAATCAACACTTTCTGTtctacattcattcattcttttatcacaaacaaatgcatttatgtAACAATATCATGTTATGCATAGAGATAGAATGCATGCAAAATCTCGGTCATTAAAGATGTACTTCACATCATGCATTCGTTATTTATTTTCCATGAAATGACAAGAAATCTGATGCATGAATGTAAGATCATAAGACTCGAACgcacaaaacttgctctcatttCCAACAGCCACTGTTGCACCAATTTATTTCGGAGACGCAGTTACATTGACCGACACACGATGGCAGTCACATCACATGTTCCACACAGACAGTCAATGAGGACACGTGAGCGAGACTTGAATAATCCTCCTTCAGTTTGACCCCTCGTTCATTAACGCTCCCCCTGGAGTCCCATCTTGGCTGGCAGGTGGTGCCAGTCCATTATCTAAATGCCATGCTGTTTCATCAAAGGTAGTCTGGATTGTCCCAGTTCACTGAGTAAAAACAAATACCCTTAGATGGGCCCATTGATGGATATTAGGACAAACATAAGCACTGCAGATCGGTGGTCCATCAAAGCATATGTGACATTCACTTGGCATGCAGCTGCTTAGAATAACATTTGATAATTATACACCGCTTAGGCCATTCATTTGAtaactcaaatgtaaaaaataataattaaaaaacacagcaGAACTCCAAGTCAGGAACGGCAACGGGGGCCATGAAAGGACAGGGTTAAcaatacgtttttttttgtgcaattaaatgcataaaatgtctTCAATCAAGACCAGATGAAAAGTAGATTCAGGTAGCTGATTTACGGAAtctaataaacagctaataaatGCAATCACACAGATACAATTACAGCCGAAATGTCCACGCATGGCAAGAAATGTGCATCGTTTCACAGATCTTATGTCAACACATTGTCAGGACGACAAAGCAAACCGACCCAGATTTTGTGTTCTGACCCAAAGACGTCCTTGACAGGTAGTTTGTCCTTCAAAGGCTTCGTTTGATTGCTAATTTAACCCCTAATGGGGCGTGCAGTTGTGCATGAGGCCTGCCAGAGGCGATTCACCCTCCATACTGGCACTGTTCTGGCGGTTAGGCCTCTAAACCAGTAGAGGGCgccggagagagagagagcaaaaaagTCTGTCAATGTGCATCAGCGCTTGTAGGAGACTGTACAAACATTCAACAGAGACACGTacaaagacaaaacacagaCAGGGACATTCACACGAACATTCGCGTTGAGGTGACTGTCGTTTGGTTCTTCTCGAAGTGACAGACGGCAGTTCTTGAGTGAACGTTTAAATCCATAGACAGTTCCTTTCATTGCTTTAAGAGTTCCTTCACGCACCATCCCTTGTGCTTTTCCTGTGCATCATGTTTTTGTCGGGCTGGAAGAGACTGTAAACTTTCATACGTAACAAATCACAAAAGATAAATACATAGGTACACATAGACATTTACAGTCAGCTGGATGTGTTGTGCTTTGACAGTGTGCAAAATTACGGCACCACCAACTGTAACAAACACCAGGATGCTATTACACGTTTAACATGTAATAAACAATAACACTATAATATGGCATGAGCTCCTGTGGCATAGTCACAACACAGTACGATTTCACATAAGTGACGTGTAGACCAGAAAAAGGGGTCGATTGTTTGTGCGTCACAATCTGGGCTTGTGATCACACTTGCTTCTTTCTCATCACAAAAGAATGTGACACTTAGCTGTACAATAGATTATGATGCTTTTTCTCACGCATTAATATTGAATGTcgtcgtcatcatcatcattctcAGACTGAGCATTATTGCATTTCTTTATCATTATTACTCCATTATGTTTGTATTACTTTTCAGAGGATGAACGTGTGTGTGCTTGTCTGTGTGTTAGTCACTGCTAGGGGCTCCTTGCTGTGTCAGTGTGTGCCAGTACTCCACTTTCTTTCCTTTGTGTTTTAGACACTCAAACCAGTGTTTCAGTCTCTCTCCTTTTGCGTTAATCCCCAATTCAACGCCACCTGAGAAAGAGAGAACAATAGGATACCAAATGAAAAATAGCAGGGCTGCATGATtatgaccaaaaaataaaaataaaatcataatgaataattacactactgtttaaaagtttggggttagtaagat is a window encoding:
- the serping1 gene encoding plasma protease C1 inhibitor; translation: MYRVLLLLCAGLSLSTCDITVLLNSGIPLICLPDNAPVLADPTYTWSFTSKHTQQQHMLEEKGKILNLRNINSTQEGQYKCVQDGYKEEDRMRLSRTFTIRVEEPPRYQEWQVVKEVAGNDVKLPCRVTEFFSSGNTENPHVVWKRQTENGVMLLKPDKNTDDKEKENKTLQRIFWNSPGEQDWDIKISQTTEEDAGMYYCVITNTSTSNTLSVELEVAAPPPPPCFGYTGPWEDCEEQDSRSGKAILQDSLRDFSVSVYAELKGSKPQTNLIFSPISIAVALYNLLLGARGETRTQLESALRIPAEFSCVHSETKKLQQVIKDTLRMASAIFYSPERQLGEAFVNQSKEFYDVVPEKLTNDSNQNVILINQWVAKKTNKKITELIDYLDDTTSFILLNAVYFNGKWKTVFESTDKRENFIKFSGEVIEVQTLYSSKYNLQMGYSKKLQAEVGKFPLTGKNSLYILVPRTTSEESFALMEDNINKHSIEVMVSEMNKMPAQTAEVILPKIKLTVDTQLEDLLRNLGLSDLFSNPNLCGIFPEEAKSFISDARHSAFLSLTEKGVEAAAATTISFSRSFSSFAALQPFILILWSDEAGAPLFMGRIINPINP